A single region of the Deltaproteobacteria bacterium genome encodes:
- a CDS encoding transcription elongation factor GreAB, whose translation MDKQALVAQLRARLAEALAVSERAHEAAAEEARHGATAAEKRDDARVALEWSHLARGQARRVAQLRADLAALDGFAPGSLAPGSAAALGAVVEVEHEEGGLTFFLAPAGAGEELSGPGGDGFLTVATPASPLGRAVLGRRVGDVVEARIGGERREWTIAWVA comes from the coding sequence GTGGACAAGCAGGCGCTCGTAGCCCAGCTCCGCGCCCGGCTCGCCGAGGCGCTCGCCGTGAGCGAGCGCGCGCACGAGGCGGCAGCCGAGGAGGCGCGCCACGGCGCGACGGCGGCCGAGAAGCGCGACGACGCGCGTGTGGCCCTCGAGTGGTCGCATCTCGCGCGCGGGCAGGCGCGCAGGGTGGCACAGCTCCGCGCGGACCTCGCGGCCCTCGACGGCTTCGCGCCGGGGTCGCTCGCGCCGGGCTCGGCGGCGGCGCTCGGCGCCGTCGTAGAGGTCGAGCACGAGGAAGGCGGGCTCACCTTCTTCCTCGCGCCGGCGGGCGCGGGCGAGGAGCTGAGCGGACCGGGCGGCGACGGCTTCCTCACCGTCGCGACGCCCGCCTCGCCGCTCGGGCGCGCGGTGCTCGGGCGGCGGGTCGGCGACGTGGTCGAGGCCCGGATCGGCGGCGAGCGGCGGGAGTGGACGATCGCCTGGGTGGCCTGA